From the genome of Virgibacillus siamensis, one region includes:
- a CDS encoding YmaF family protein: MYYGMIPVAYGAYPPVGPRGMQHPYNLNHPQGMPGNMKDEHEQGHTHAHYGSTTCNDGHNHLHPGVTGTPIETNDGHVHIIYGNTTFDDEHIHRYKAYTSPPISLGNGYHTHYAEVTTTKNDGHTHVIKGYTAPSKS, translated from the coding sequence ATGTATTATGGCATGATTCCGGTCGCATATGGTGCCTATCCACCAGTCGGACCTCGCGGGATGCAGCATCCGTATAACTTAAATCATCCACAAGGAATGCCCGGCAATATGAAAGATGAACATGAGCAGGGACATACGCACGCCCATTACGGATCAACCACCTGCAATGACGGCCATAACCACCTTCATCCCGGTGTCACAGGTACACCGATCGAAACGAACGATGGCCATGTCCATATCATCTATGGCAATACGACATTTGATGATGAACATATACATCGTTATAAGGCATATACGAGCCCGCCTATTTCCCTTGGCAACGGGTACCACACCCATTATGCCGAAGTAACTACAACAAAAAACGATGGGCATACACATGTCATAAAAGGATATACAGCACCATCCAAAAGCTAA
- a CDS encoding thioredoxin domain-containing protein, translating to MQMPNHLINEKSPYLQQHAYNPVNWYPWGEEAFEKAESEDKPIFLSVGYSTCHWCHVLAKESFEDKEVADYLNEHYISIKVDREERPDIDSVYMKVCQMMTGQGGWPLSIFMTPDKIPFYAGTYFPRESKYGMPGMMDVLTQLYQKYKQDPDHINEVTKSVTDALEKTVSEKSEHRLTKEITDEVFKQLGNRFDFTHGGFGSAPKFPAPQNLLYLLRYYHFTGKNAALKMVEKTLQSMASGGIYDHIGFGFARYSTDEKWLVPHFEKMLYDNALLLIAYTECYQVTQNPFYRKISEQIIEFIMREMRNSKGAFYSAIDADSEGVEGKYYVWEFTEVMNILGTEAGDLFTDAYDITPEGNFEGKNVPNVINTSLDELALKHNLSTEQLEQSLEDSRLKLLRSREQRVYPHVDDKVLTSWNAMMIAAMAKAGKAFKTDVFTETADKAAQFIEHNLIRDGRIKARYRDGEVKFNGYLDDYAFLTWAYIELYEATFSPDYLKKAKNTADAMLNLFWDEEQGGFFFNGDDSEQLISREKELYDGALPSGNSVTANCLVRLGHLTGDTDYLGKLEEMYHAFYEDVKSAAAASTHFIQSLLLTENQSKEVVVLGEENSLTNRLQKEFTPDIALLVHENPKALGDAAPFAAEYPKIDNTVSIYVCENFACHHPTTDISKAWELIRSKQL from the coding sequence ATGCAAATGCCTAACCATCTCATAAACGAAAAATCACCATACCTCCAACAGCACGCCTACAACCCGGTAAACTGGTATCCGTGGGGGGAAGAAGCTTTTGAGAAAGCTGAATCAGAGGACAAACCCATTTTTCTCTCTGTAGGTTATTCTACTTGTCATTGGTGTCATGTGCTCGCCAAAGAATCATTCGAGGACAAAGAAGTAGCGGACTATCTGAATGAACATTATATTTCCATTAAAGTTGACCGGGAGGAGCGTCCTGACATCGATTCAGTTTATATGAAAGTTTGCCAGATGATGACTGGGCAAGGCGGATGGCCATTATCCATTTTTATGACTCCTGACAAAATACCATTTTATGCCGGTACTTATTTCCCGCGTGAGAGTAAATATGGCATGCCTGGCATGATGGACGTGCTTACCCAGCTTTATCAGAAGTACAAACAAGATCCGGACCATATAAACGAAGTGACAAAAAGTGTGACAGACGCGCTTGAAAAGACGGTATCCGAAAAAAGTGAGCACCGTCTGACAAAAGAAATAACAGATGAAGTATTCAAACAGCTTGGTAACCGATTTGATTTTACACATGGCGGATTTGGAAGCGCACCAAAGTTCCCCGCACCTCAAAATTTGCTTTATTTATTGCGGTATTATCACTTTACCGGAAAAAACGCTGCATTAAAAATGGTTGAAAAAACGTTACAATCCATGGCTTCCGGGGGGATTTATGATCATATCGGATTTGGCTTTGCCCGTTATTCCACTGATGAAAAATGGCTTGTGCCGCACTTTGAAAAGATGCTTTATGACAATGCACTGCTTTTGATCGCTTATACGGAGTGTTACCAGGTTACCCAAAATCCATTCTACAGAAAAATAAGTGAACAAATCATTGAATTTATTATGCGGGAAATGCGCAATTCAAAAGGAGCTTTTTACTCCGCAATTGATGCGGATTCGGAAGGTGTCGAAGGAAAATACTATGTATGGGAATTTACAGAGGTTATGAACATCCTTGGTACAGAAGCTGGCGATTTATTCACAGATGCGTATGATATAACACCGGAAGGGAACTTTGAGGGAAAAAATGTTCCGAATGTCATCAACACATCTTTAGATGAACTTGCCCTCAAACATAACTTGTCAACGGAACAGCTGGAACAATCATTGGAAGATTCCCGGCTGAAACTTCTCCGTTCCCGTGAACAGCGTGTATATCCGCATGTTGATGATAAAGTGTTAACATCCTGGAATGCAATGATGATTGCCGCAATGGCAAAAGCCGGAAAGGCATTTAAGACAGATGTTTTTACTGAAACTGCTGATAAAGCTGCACAATTTATTGAACACAATCTTATCCGGGATGGAAGAATTAAAGCCCGATACCGGGATGGCGAAGTGAAATTCAACGGCTATCTTGATGACTATGCATTTCTTACCTGGGCATACATCGAGTTATACGAGGCTACATTCTCACCGGATTACTTAAAAAAAGCTAAAAATACTGCTGATGCTATGCTGAACCTATTTTGGGACGAGGAGCAGGGCGGCTTCTTTTTCAATGGAGATGACAGTGAACAGCTTATTTCAAGAGAAAAAGAATTATATGATGGTGCTCTGCCTTCCGGAAACAGTGTTACTGCTAATTGTTTGGTCAGACTGGGCCATTTAACAGGAGATACAGACTATCTTGGTAAATTAGAAGAAATGTATCACGCCTTTTATGAAGACGTGAAATCAGCTGCAGCTGCCAGCACCCATTTTATTCAAAGCCTGCTGCTAACCGAAAATCAATCAAAAGAAGTTGTTGTGCTTGGTGAGGAAAACAGTTTAACAAACCGGTTGCAGAAGGAATTCACCCCGGACATCGCCCTGCTTGTCCATGAAAATCCTAAGGCATTAGGTGATGCAGCGCCATTTGCGGCCGAATACCCAAAAATAGATAACACGGTATCCATCTATGTTTGTGAAAACTTTGCCTGCCATCACCCTACAACAGATATTAGCAAGGCATGGGAGTTGATCAGGAGCAAACAATTATAA